In Synechococcus sp. CB0101, a genomic segment contains:
- the galE gene encoding UDP-glucose 4-epimerase GalE, whose protein sequence is MTILVLGGAGYIGSHTVMALKQQGYRVVVLDNLVYGHGDVLEPLDVALVQGQVGDRALLEQLIGGHHPATEQAPVQAVLHFAAYAYVGESVERPALYYRNNLAESLTLVEVLLAEGERRGEMIPLVFSSTCATYGVPDPDQIPIQESCPQRPINPYGRSKAMVEQLLADVAKAHGQPSVAFRYFNAAGAHPSALVGEHHEPETHLIPLVLDVISGRRPYLQIYGDDYPTPDGTCIRDYIHVCDLADAHVLGLKQMLERLAPSPTYQVFNLGNGTGYSVQEVIETAKEVTKRGLLAHVAPRREGDPPVLVASAALAMRELGWIPRYPELRTMIEHAWQWHQRRFRV, encoded by the coding sequence ATGACGATTCTGGTGCTCGGTGGGGCCGGTTACATCGGCTCCCACACGGTGATGGCTCTGAAGCAGCAGGGCTACCGCGTGGTGGTGCTCGACAACTTGGTGTATGGCCACGGCGATGTTCTCGAGCCCTTAGATGTGGCCTTGGTGCAAGGCCAGGTGGGTGATCGTGCCTTGCTGGAGCAACTGATCGGTGGCCACCACCCCGCCACTGAACAGGCCCCCGTGCAAGCGGTGTTGCATTTTGCGGCCTATGCCTATGTGGGCGAGAGCGTGGAGAGGCCGGCGCTCTATTACCGCAACAACCTGGCGGAATCGCTCACCTTGGTGGAGGTGTTGCTTGCGGAGGGAGAGCGGCGCGGCGAGATGATTCCGCTGGTGTTCTCGAGCACCTGCGCCACCTACGGCGTACCCGATCCGGATCAGATCCCGATTCAGGAGAGTTGCCCGCAGCGGCCGATCAATCCCTATGGCCGCAGCAAAGCCATGGTGGAGCAGCTGTTGGCGGATGTGGCCAAGGCCCACGGCCAACCATCGGTGGCTTTTCGCTATTTCAATGCAGCCGGCGCCCATCCTTCCGCTCTGGTGGGTGAGCACCACGAACCAGAAACCCATTTGATCCCGCTGGTACTGGATGTGATTAGCGGCCGGCGGCCGTACCTGCAGATCTATGGCGACGATTACCCCACCCCCGATGGCACCTGCATTCGCGATTACATCCACGTGTGTGATCTCGCGGATGCCCACGTGCTCGGCCTGAAGCAGATGCTCGAGCGGCTGGCACCCTCACCCACCTATCAGGTCTTCAACCTCGGCAATGGCACCGGGTATTCCGTGCAGGAGGTGATCGAAACCGCCAAGGAGGTGACGAAGCGCGGCTTGCTGGCCCATGTGGCGCCGCGGCGAGAGGGTGATCCACCGGTGCTGGTGGCTTCGGCTGCTTTGGCGATGCGTGAACTGGGTTGGATTCCCCGCTATCCAGAGCTGCGCACGATGATCGAGCACGCCTGGCAATGGCATCAACGGCGCTTTCGGGTTTGA
- a CDS encoding GDP-L-fucose synthase: MAVPAVSSTSPGGLLTPRDRIVVAGHRGMAGSAICRALRRAGYGDAAVGGALLTAARSELDLLDSQAVERWFERERPSVVVLAAAKVGGIQANNTYPADFLLENLKIETHVIETAWRCGVRRLLFLGSSCIYPKLAPQPIREEALLTGALEPTNAWYAIAKIAGIKLCDALRRQHGFDAISLMPTNLYGPGDNYHPTNSHVLPALIRRFQEAADSGASEVRCWGSGSPLREFLHVDDLGEACVFALEHWDPTASDAPCGDDGEPLTVLNVGSGAEISIRDLANAVARECDFRGTITWDPSKPDGTPRKLLDSSRLAGLGWRARISLEQGLASTVTAYRQECEGQLARLG; the protein is encoded by the coding sequence ATGGCGGTCCCAGCGGTATCGAGTACAAGCCCTGGCGGCTTGCTCACGCCCCGTGATCGCATCGTTGTGGCGGGCCATCGCGGCATGGCCGGCTCGGCCATCTGCCGTGCCCTGCGCCGCGCGGGGTATGGCGATGCAGCGGTTGGCGGTGCTCTGCTCACCGCTGCGCGCAGCGAGCTGGATCTATTGGATTCCCAGGCAGTGGAGCGCTGGTTTGAGCGGGAGCGGCCCTCAGTGGTGGTGTTGGCTGCCGCCAAGGTGGGTGGCATTCAGGCCAACAACACCTACCCGGCCGATTTTCTGCTCGAGAACCTCAAGATCGAAACCCATGTGATCGAAACCGCTTGGCGCTGTGGTGTGCGCCGGCTGTTGTTTCTGGGTAGTAGCTGCATCTATCCCAAATTGGCGCCCCAGCCCATCCGCGAAGAGGCTCTGCTCACGGGTGCCCTGGAGCCCACCAATGCCTGGTATGCGATCGCCAAGATCGCCGGGATCAAGTTGTGTGATGCCCTGAGGCGGCAGCACGGCTTTGATGCGATCAGCCTGATGCCCACCAATCTCTACGGACCTGGTGATAACTATCACCCCACCAACAGCCATGTGTTGCCGGCTCTGATCCGGCGCTTTCAAGAGGCTGCCGATAGCGGCGCGAGCGAGGTGCGTTGCTGGGGTAGTGGTTCCCCCTTGCGTGAATTTCTGCATGTGGATGATCTAGGCGAGGCCTGTGTGTTTGCACTCGAGCATTGGGATCCAACGGCCAGCGATGCACCTTGCGGCGACGATGGTGAGCCGCTCACCGTGTTGAACGTGGGCAGTGGCGCTGAAATCAGCATTCGCGATCTCGCCAACGCTGTGGCGCGTGAATGCGACTTTCGCGGCACGATCACCTGGGATCCCAGCAAGCCGGATGGCACGCCGCGCAAGTTGTTGGATAGCAGCCGGCTGGCCGGGCTGGGCTGGCGTGCGCGGATCTCGCTCGAACAGGGCCTAGCGAGCACGGTGACGGCTTACCGCCAGGAGTGTGAGGGCCAGTTGGCCCGTTTGGGATGA
- the gmd gene encoding GDP-mannose 4,6-dehydratase, protein MTNRSRPVALITGITGQDGSYLAELLLEKGYQVHGIKRRASSFNTSRIDHLYQDPHEQGRDGQHPELVLHYGDLTDSTNLIRIIQQVQPDEIYNLGAQSHVAVSFEAPEYTANSDALGTLRILEAVRMLGLTQSTRIYQASTSELYGLVQEVPQKESTPFYPRSPYGVAKLYAYWITVNYREAYGMYACNGILFNHESPRRGETFVTRKITRGLARIDAGLEDCLYMGNLDSLRDWGHARDYVEMQWRMLQQDQPQDYVIATGRQETVRRFIELTAEALGWGAIEWEGEGLAEVGKRHTGEVVVRIDPRYFRPAEVETLLGDPSKAREQLGWTPTTTLEELVAEMVAADQQEARKEALLRLKGFPVVGSMENPPTNPESVAAAQAAAQLSGPGVQR, encoded by the coding sequence ATGACCAATCGGTCACGCCCCGTTGCGCTTATTACTGGTATCACCGGCCAGGATGGTTCCTATCTGGCTGAACTGCTCCTCGAGAAGGGGTATCAGGTGCATGGGATCAAGCGCCGAGCCAGCAGCTTCAACACCAGCCGGATTGACCATCTCTACCAAGACCCCCACGAGCAAGGCCGTGACGGGCAGCACCCGGAGCTGGTGTTGCATTACGGCGATCTCACCGATAGCACCAACCTGATTCGGATCATTCAACAGGTGCAGCCCGACGAGATCTACAACCTCGGGGCTCAGAGCCATGTGGCGGTGAGCTTTGAAGCACCGGAATACACCGCCAATTCCGACGCGCTTGGCACCTTGCGCATCCTGGAAGCGGTGCGGATGTTGGGGTTAACCCAGAGCACCAGGATCTACCAAGCCAGCACCAGCGAGCTCTACGGGCTGGTGCAGGAGGTGCCGCAGAAGGAGTCCACGCCGTTCTATCCGCGTAGCCCCTATGGCGTGGCCAAGCTCTACGCCTACTGGATCACGGTGAATTACCGGGAAGCCTACGGCATGTATGCCTGCAACGGCATCCTGTTCAATCACGAATCCCCGCGTCGCGGGGAGACCTTCGTCACCCGCAAGATCACGCGTGGGCTGGCGCGGATCGATGCCGGGCTCGAGGATTGTCTCTACATGGGCAATCTCGATTCGCTGCGCGACTGGGGCCATGCCCGCGATTACGTGGAGATGCAGTGGCGCATGCTCCAACAGGATCAGCCTCAGGACTACGTGATCGCCACGGGCAGGCAGGAAACGGTGCGCCGTTTCATTGAGCTCACGGCCGAGGCCTTGGGCTGGGGCGCGATCGAGTGGGAGGGTGAGGGCTTGGCTGAGGTGGGCAAGCGCCACACCGGTGAGGTGGTGGTGCGGATTGATCCGCGTTATTTCCGCCCGGCCGAGGTGGAAACCCTGCTCGGCGATCCCAGCAAGGCGCGAGAGCAGTTGGGGTGGACGCCCACCACCACGCTGGAGGAGCTTGTGGCGGAGATGGTGGCTGCCGATCAACAGGAAGCGCGCAAGGAAGCCTTGTTGCGCCTCAAGGGATTCCCAGTGGTGGGCTCGATGGAGAACCCACCCACCAATCCCGAGTCGGTGGCGGCGGCTCAGGCGGCGGCCCAACTGTCTGGGCCGGGGGTGCAGCGCTGA
- a CDS encoding NAD-dependent epimerase/dehydratase family protein → MSSPLVLVTGGAGYLGSHVVSALTSAGYNALVLDNLSGGNADLVLPHAWALVEGAYGDLPLVRALLEGSHPANPGRPVAAVVHCARERFAGAGMAAAAVLCQSSLDDMEQLLGACVRAGETRAGAAIPVVYASDASVYGAMREGLAPLDEQVELRPCTAAGYCHWMNEQLLLDYRAHHDLPCFILRRFCLAGADPAASLGEDHVPEQHLLPSLFEAMTGRRAVFELYGSDYPTPDGTCVRDLVHVRDVARAHVLAVTGLLQPKGAPSLQEAYNLGTGRAVSVLEVIERAKQRTGRGLLLQMGGRRHGDAACLVANASAARRDLGWRPRWSDLNSIVDTAWEWYQRRFADDPELYALAQSSGGLKLKPSSR, encoded by the coding sequence ATGTCGTCCCCGCTCGTGCTGGTCACCGGGGGCGCTGGCTACTTGGGTAGCCACGTCGTCTCCGCCCTCACCTCAGCCGGCTACAACGCACTTGTCCTGGACAACCTCAGCGGCGGTAACGCGGACCTTGTTCTCCCCCATGCCTGGGCGCTGGTGGAAGGTGCTTACGGTGATCTCCCCCTTGTTCGCGCCTTGCTCGAGGGGAGCCATCCAGCGAACCCTGGACGCCCGGTGGCCGCTGTCGTGCATTGCGCCAGAGAGCGCTTTGCCGGTGCGGGAATGGCTGCAGCTGCCGTGCTTTGTCAGAGCAGCTTGGACGATATGGAGCAGCTGCTCGGTGCGTGCGTCCGTGCCGGTGAAACCCGAGCTGGGGCAGCCATTCCGGTCGTCTATGCCAGTGACGCTTCGGTGTATGGGGCGATGCGGGAGGGGCTGGCTCCTTTAGATGAGCAGGTCGAACTGCGCCCGTGCACCGCAGCCGGCTATTGCCACTGGATGAATGAGCAGCTGCTGCTCGACTACCGCGCGCACCATGACCTGCCCTGTTTCATCCTCCGGCGGTTTTGCCTTGCTGGAGCTGACCCGGCGGCTTCGCTTGGTGAGGATCACGTACCAGAGCAGCACCTGCTTCCCTCATTGTTTGAAGCGATGACGGGCCGGCGGGCGGTCTTCGAGCTCTACGGCAGCGACTACCCAACGCCTGATGGCACGTGTGTGCGTGACTTGGTTCATGTCCGTGATGTCGCCCGGGCCCACGTGCTTGCGGTCACCGGCCTGCTCCAGCCCAAAGGCGCCCCCTCCCTTCAGGAGGCTTACAACCTTGGCACTGGCCGAGCGGTCTCGGTGCTGGAGGTGATTGAACGGGCCAAGCAGCGCACGGGTCGCGGATTGCTGCTCCAGATGGGCGGGCGTCGCCATGGCGATGCGGCGTGCCTGGTGGCTAACGCTTCAGCGGCTCGTCGAGATCTGGGCTGGCGGCCGCGCTGGTCTGACCTCAACTCCATCGTGGATACGGCTTGGGAGTGGTATCAGCGCCGCTTTGCCGATGATCCAGAACTGTATGCATTAGCGCAGTCATCGGGTGGGCTCAAGCTGAAGCCCTCATCCCGTTGA
- a CDS encoding dual specificity protein phosphatase encodes MSTRAPLSITWIRSGRLAIGPIPINSHQWESLSNHGIRSVLSCCAANEADWSPPTLWEQRRISLSDHRDPDALQPDHLAQAIDMAIELWTMAPPLYLHCYAGQERSPLVAIGALCRKENLDLFEALAQVKRLHPRTKPLTQHLVLLDNLLKQ; translated from the coding sequence ATGAGCACACGAGCGCCGCTAAGCATCACTTGGATTCGATCAGGAAGACTCGCAATTGGCCCGATACCGATCAACAGTCACCAGTGGGAATCGCTCAGCAACCACGGCATCCGCAGCGTTCTTAGCTGTTGTGCCGCCAACGAAGCAGATTGGTCACCTCCCACGCTATGGGAGCAGCGGCGCATCAGCCTGAGCGACCACCGCGATCCAGACGCCCTTCAACCTGATCATCTGGCACAGGCGATCGACATGGCCATTGAGCTTTGGACCATGGCCCCACCCCTCTATCTCCATTGCTATGCAGGCCAAGAGCGCTCACCGCTGGTGGCGATTGGCGCCTTATGCCGCAAGGAGAACCTAGATCTGTTTGAAGCACTGGCTCAAGTGAAACGGCTGCACCCAAGAACCAAACCGTTGACCCAACACCTGGTGCTGCTGGACAACCTTCTCAAGCAATGA
- a CDS encoding SLBB domain-containing protein — protein sequence MFEILNDGSASLALVGNVVLEGLTVNQANLWLQTLYGRYLLRPDLNLRVVRARPIQISVVGEVESPGLYSLTTSEISQTEGGPASTISGLPTVVTAIQKAGGLTLNADLTNVTLERRLPGDRQQLRQAQLDLAALLQRGDKRQNPFVFDGDTIVIGTALTPSSEVMELAAANLSPQSIEVNVVGEVVEPGRIEVKANTPVVQAILAAGGPKTWRAKRSDVELVRINRNGTATRELFSIDYSQGVSSSRNPPLRDGDTVIVNRSNYARLSDAIGAIATPVTGLVNIWALVRLIQDNNNNN from the coding sequence GTGTTTGAAATCCTTAATGACGGCAGCGCTAGTCTTGCACTGGTTGGAAATGTTGTGCTGGAAGGACTAACTGTTAATCAAGCTAATTTATGGCTCCAGACCCTCTATGGGCGCTATCTACTGCGGCCTGACCTGAACCTGAGGGTTGTACGTGCCAGGCCGATTCAGATTTCTGTCGTTGGAGAGGTCGAGAGCCCTGGTCTCTATTCACTTACAACAAGCGAAATTTCGCAGACCGAGGGTGGTCCAGCCAGTACCATCAGTGGCTTACCCACCGTGGTGACAGCCATTCAGAAGGCCGGAGGGCTGACCTTAAACGCCGACCTGACCAATGTGACCTTGGAACGTCGACTTCCTGGGGATAGACAGCAGCTGCGGCAGGCTCAGCTTGATCTCGCGGCGTTGTTGCAACGTGGAGACAAGCGCCAGAACCCCTTTGTCTTTGATGGTGACACGATTGTCATCGGCACTGCTTTGACGCCCAGTTCCGAGGTCATGGAACTGGCTGCAGCCAATCTCTCGCCTCAAAGCATTGAGGTGAATGTGGTGGGAGAAGTGGTCGAGCCTGGGCGGATTGAGGTGAAGGCTAATACCCCGGTTGTCCAGGCGATTCTGGCTGCTGGTGGTCCCAAAACATGGCGAGCCAAGCGCAGCGATGTTGAGTTGGTGCGCATCAATCGCAATGGCACAGCGACACGTGAGTTGTTTTCCATTGACTACTCACAAGGCGTCAGCAGTTCCCGAAATCCCCCTTTGCGTGATGGGGACACGGTCATTGTGAATCGCAGCAATTACGCACGCTTATCCGATGCGATCGGTGCGATCGCTACACCGGTGACCGGCCTCGTCAATATCTGGGCTTTGGTCAGGCTGATTCAGGACAACAACAACAACAACTGA
- a CDS encoding transposase, translating into MQVRTFKGWDDHKQPGWLEIDLVAHCGGRLEGRFIWTLVATDIATGWSESLPVITRDGASVLAAIQRLRQQLPFPLRGIDADNDPAFMNALMEQWCDAPEQGIELTRSRAYQSNDQAWVEQKNGVLIRRVVGYERLVGLEAAQVLAELYAALRLFTNLFQPSFKLKSSVREGGRIKRLHHPPRTPLQQLLRTGVLGEQEAADLRELRQRCDPVALLATMRSCQSRLALLISGQHANAMAGDPLAWKSPEEEKRELERFLQGLQALWRQSRPMQKKPKPRQGRRSRVDPFEVHAALIPQWLEAEPDVGSQELLERLIALAPERYGPQHKRTLQRRIRDWRVARVQQALERAADRPEPKPWTEEGVLPSVN; encoded by the coding sequence GTGCAGGTGCGCACGTTCAAGGGATGGGATGACCACAAGCAGCCCGGCTGGCTGGAGATCGATCTGGTGGCCCACTGCGGGGGGCGCCTGGAAGGTCGCTTCATTTGGACTCTGGTAGCCACCGATATCGCCACGGGCTGGAGCGAGAGCCTGCCGGTGATCACGCGCGATGGGGCCTCGGTGTTGGCCGCTATCCAGCGACTGCGGCAGCAACTTCCCTTCCCGTTGCGTGGAATCGATGCCGACAACGATCCAGCGTTCATGAATGCGCTGATGGAGCAGTGGTGTGATGCACCGGAGCAAGGGATCGAGCTCACCCGCTCACGCGCCTACCAGAGCAACGATCAGGCCTGGGTGGAGCAGAAGAACGGGGTGCTGATCCGCCGTGTGGTGGGCTACGAGCGCTTGGTGGGCCTGGAGGCCGCTCAGGTGCTAGCTGAGCTGTACGCGGCACTGCGGCTGTTCACGAACCTGTTTCAGCCGTCGTTCAAGCTCAAGAGCAGCGTGCGGGAGGGAGGCCGGATCAAGCGGCTGCACCACCCGCCGCGGACACCGCTGCAGCAGCTACTGCGTACCGGTGTGCTGGGCGAGCAGGAAGCCGCTGACCTCAGGGAGTTGAGACAACGGTGTGACCCTGTGGCGCTACTAGCCACGATGCGCAGCTGCCAGAGCCGGTTAGCGCTGTTGATCAGCGGCCAGCACGCCAACGCCATGGCGGGTGATCCGCTTGCCTGGAAATCCCCAGAAGAAGAAAAACGAGAGCTGGAGCGCTTTCTGCAGGGCTTACAGGCGCTGTGGCGCCAGAGCAGACCAATGCAGAAAAAGCCCAAACCGCGGCAAGGCCGCCGCAGCCGTGTGGATCCCTTTGAGGTTCATGCAGCCCTCATCCCCCAGTGGTTGGAGGCAGAGCCGGATGTGGGCAGCCAGGAGCTACTGGAGAGGCTGATCGCCTTGGCCCCTGAGCGCTATGGCCCCCAACACAAACGCACGCTGCAGCGGCGAATCAGGGATTGGCGCGTGGCCAGGGTGCAGCAGGCCCTGGAGCGTGCAGCAGACAGACCAGAACCCAAACCCTGGACAGAAGAGGGAGTGTTACCAAGCGTCAACTAA
- a CDS encoding DUF2214 family protein, translating to MTAVAALLAELPSDVLPRAGVAYVHYLSFMLCFGALVLERRLIRPNPSKQDATLMVITDVVYGMAALALLVSGILRVMYFGQGGSFYTENPLFWWKVGLYLSVGGLSLYPTITYILWAIPLRKGELPQVSEALANRLAWILNIELVGFALIPLLATLMARGVGLPGTIGG from the coding sequence ATGACCGCCGTTGCGGCCCTGCTTGCCGAGCTCCCCAGCGATGTGCTGCCCAGAGCTGGTGTGGCCTATGTCCACTACCTGAGCTTCATGCTCTGCTTCGGCGCCCTGGTGCTTGAGCGGCGACTGATCCGCCCCAACCCCAGCAAGCAAGACGCCACCTTGATGGTGATCACCGATGTGGTGTACGGCATGGCTGCTCTAGCCCTGTTGGTGAGCGGCATCTTGCGGGTGATGTACTTCGGCCAGGGCGGCAGCTTCTACACCGAAAATCCCCTCTTCTGGTGGAAAGTTGGTCTTTATCTGAGCGTGGGTGGGCTGTCGCTTTACCCCACCATCACCTACATCCTCTGGGCGATTCCGCTGCGCAAAGGTGAATTGCCCCAGGTGAGTGAAGCCCTCGCCAATCGCCTGGCCTGGATTCTCAACATCGAGCTGGTGGGCTTTGCCTTGATTCCCTTACTGGCCACCCTGATGGCCCGCGGCGTAGGACTGCCCGGCACGATCGGCGGCTGA
- a CDS encoding peptidase, producing the protein MDYRHRLKPTPAGWPRRDHWCVWVEPVRDGGPTGIWEQRWFQAVSQALVTWQQHLPITVVDQPERAQVLVERRRPPRLNNRASHGRAVLELLEVQRSERWQLEPKVTVLISPGQAQTAIQATALHELGHAFGLWGHSDQAGDAMAVKPGATPILELSPRDQRTLRWLQQQPELQSPTAP; encoded by the coding sequence TTGGACTACCGGCATCGGCTCAAGCCCACCCCGGCGGGCTGGCCGAGGCGCGATCACTGGTGCGTCTGGGTGGAACCGGTGCGCGACGGCGGTCCAACCGGCATCTGGGAGCAGCGCTGGTTTCAGGCCGTGAGCCAGGCCCTGGTCACCTGGCAGCAGCACCTGCCGATCACCGTTGTGGACCAACCCGAGCGCGCGCAGGTGTTGGTGGAGCGGCGCAGGCCTCCCAGGCTCAACAACCGGGCTAGCCACGGCCGCGCCGTGCTGGAGCTGCTGGAGGTGCAGCGATCGGAACGCTGGCAACTGGAGCCCAAGGTGACCGTGTTGATCAGTCCAGGACAGGCCCAAACGGCGATTCAGGCCACCGCCCTGCACGAGCTAGGCCATGCCTTTGGCCTCTGGGGCCACAGCGATCAAGCCGGCGATGCCATGGCCGTCAAACCAGGCGCCACGCCGATCCTCGAGCTGAGCCCCCGGGACCAGCGCACCCTGCGCTGGCTGCAACAGCAACCAGAACTGCAGTCCCCCACCGCCCCATGA